Part of the Persephonella hydrogeniphila genome is shown below.
ATAATAAAACCACGTTTTATTTTTTAAAAGGAGGGTTGTAATGCTTAACTATGACGTTTTAATTGTAGGTGCAGGCGGCGGCGGATTAATGGCAGCACTTGAAGCAAGTAAAGCAAAAGATGTAAAAGTTGGAGTGGTTACAAAGGTATATCCTACACGTTCACATACAGGAGCTGCACAGGGTGGAATAAATGCAGCACTGGCAAATGTTGACCCTTCAGACAGCCCAGAAGTCCACACATTTGATACAGTAAAAGGTTCCGATTATCTTGGAGATCAGGATGCTATCGAGTTTATGTGTACGGAGGCACCCAAAAGAATATATGAGTTAGAACATTTAGGAGTCCCTTTCTCAAGACTTCCTGACGGAAGAATAGCTCAGAGGCCTTTCGGAGGAGCAGGTTTTCCGAGAACATGTTACGCTGCTGATAAGACAGGACACGTTATTCTCCATACATTATATGAGCAGTGTCTAAAAAACAATGTAGACTTTCTGAACGAATGGTTCGTAAAGGAGCTACTTGTAGATAATGGAGAGGCTAAAGGAGTTGTTGCTATAGATATAAGATCCGGTGAAGTCCACGTAATAAAGGCAAAAGCCATCATATTTGCCACCGGTGGATATGCGAGAGTTTACTGGGTAAGAAACTCAAATGCAATAGGTTCCACAGGAGACGGAGTAGCCCTTTGTTATAGAGCAGGAATACCTATAAAAGATATGGAATTCGTACAGTTCCACCCAACAGGATTGAGATCAACTGGAATACTTGTTACCGAAGGTGCAAGAGGTGAAGGTGGATACCTTATAAACAACAAAGGCGAAAGATTTATGGAAAGATATGCTCCCAATAAGATGGAGCTGGCTCCAAGGGATCTTGTCTCAAGAGCGATAGAGACTGAAATCCTCGAAGGAAGAGGATGGGGTGAAGGTATGATGGCCTATGTCCATCTTGATCTCAGGCATCTGGGAGCACAAAAGATAAAAGAAAGATTACCACAGATAAGAATGCTTGCAATAGATTTTGAGGGTGTCGATCCTATAGAAGAACCTATTCCTGTAAGACCAACAGCCCACTACTCTATGGGGGGTATACATGTTGAAGATTATGAGTCTTCAATGACACCGGTAAAAGGTGTTTACGCAGTAGGTGAATGTGCCTGTGTTTCTGTTCACGGGGCAAACAGATTAGGTGGAAATTCCCTTTTAGATATTGTTGTATTCGGTAAACCTGCAGGAGCCCACGCAGTAGAATATGCACGAAATAAACCTGAAGATAATTCCTATGATTATAAAGCAGAAGAAGAGAGGGCAAGAAGGGAAGTTGAAGAACTTCTGAAAAAAGAAGGTACAGAAAATATCAACAACATCAGAATGGAAATGGCACAAACTATGTGGGATAAAGTTGGTATTTTCAGGGAAGAAAAACCTATGAAGGAAGCTATTGAAAAAATAAAAGAACTGAAAGAAAGATACAAAAACCTTGCTGTTGGAGACAGTGGAAAACTGTTTAACACAGCACTTATAAATTACCTTGAGTTAGGATATCTCCTTGATCTTGCAGAGGTTATTGCAATAACTGCAGAAATGAGGAAAGAATCAAGAGGTGCCCATGCAAGAAGGGATTACCCAGAAAGGGATGACGAAAACTTCCTTAAACACTCTCTTGCCTATTATACTGAAGACGGTCCAAAAATAGAGTACTCTGAAGTAAGAATAACAAAATACCAGCCTCAAGAAAGAAAATACTAATCAATAAAGGGCTCTCCCGAGCCCTTTTCTCCTACAAAACTCCTTTCCAAAAAAGCCATTAAATAATAAAATATAAGTCCATCATTATACACGAGGTGTGGCCTTTGTTAGTTGATAAAGCATTTGAAGTTACAGAGAATAGATTTATATCAGGAATAACATATCTTTTAAAAGTTAAAGCCCCTGAGCTTAAAGATGCTCCGGCTGGATCTTTTGCAATGATAAGGACAACCCTTGAGAATCAGTACGACCCTATGATGAGAAGAGCTTTTGCCATAGCAGATGTACAGGGAGACGAGATACTCTTTTTTTATGATGTTTATGGAAGAGGAACACAAGTACTGACACATATTAAAAAAGGGGAAAAAGTAAATATACTTGCACCCCTTGGGAAAAATTTCTTCCCAGAAAACCATTCTCATTATATCCTTGTAGGAGGAGGGATAGGTTTTGCTGGCCTTTCACTGTTTATGAAAAAGCTAAAAGAAGAAGGAAAACCCTTTAAAGCAATATATGGAGTCAGAAGAAAAGAACAGCTATCAATGCTCGACTGGATAAAAGAAAATGGATTTGAAGATGATGTAATCATATATACAGAAGATGGATCCTATGGAGAAAAAGGCCTTGTTACAAAAGATTTAGAAAATCTTATCAACGAAAATCCCGGCAGTGCACTTGCAGTATGTGGTCCTAAAGGAATGATGAAAGCTGTCATGGAAGTGGCCAGAAAAAACAAAACACCCGCTTATCTTTCCCTTGAGAGCAAAATGGCCTGTGGATTTGGCATATGCATAGGATGTGTTATCAAAGATACAGAAAAAAACAATTATGTAAGGGTATGCTATGAAGGACCTGTTTTTGATGGTTATAAAATAGAGTTTTAGAAGAAAAGTTCTTTTACATTAACTTTAGCAGTACATCCGTTTTTTAGGGTGATTTTTAAAATAAAGTCTTCAAAATATTTTGCAAACAGAGAACTATATAAAATCAGATTATAGCTCCTTCTTAAACTATAATATTAAGATGTAAATATCTAACGGGGTAAATAAATGAGATACGAGATAACAAAAAGATTTAAGTTTGAAGCGGGACACAGAGTCTGGAAGCAGAATTTAATATCAGGAAAAGGTGCAAAACTAATGGGAAAAGAAGTACCTCCCAATCCATGTCTAAATATCCATGGACACAGCTACAAAGTTGAAGTTACAGTAGGTTCAGACAAACTAAACGAACAGGAAATGGTTATTGATTTTTACCATATAAAGGCTGCTCTTAAAGACCTTATAGATAACCAGATAGATCATTCTTTTATCATTGACAGAAACGATCCTTTATACCCAACATTTAAAGAGCATTTTGGTTTTTTGAAACTTTTCGTGGTTGATTTCTGCCCTACAGCCGAAGCACTGGCAAAATTTATATACGATTTTCTTAAGGGAAAGTTAGAAGAAGCTGAACTTCTTGACGATATCAAAGTTGTATCTGTCACAGTCTGGGAAACAGAAACAGGAAAAGCTGTTTATAAAGAGGAGTAGATGGATTTTGTGTATATAGCCGTAGTTTTTATTATAATGGCTTCTATGACAGCCCTTTACTTTTTTGTCGGGTATAGATTTTTAAAAAAACATAGAGGCAAGAAAAATGGCAATAATTAAGCCTTACAATGGAAAGTACCCCAAAATACATCCATCCGCTTTCATAGCAGAAAATGCTGTCATAATAGGAGATGTTGAAATAGGTGAGGACTGTTCTATATGGTATAACGTAGTAATCAGAGGAGATGTTAATTATATAAGAATAGGGGATAGAACAAATATTCAGGACGGAACCATCATACATGTAGACCACAAAAAATATCCTACAATAATCGGGAAAGAGGTAACTGTAGGGCATAATGTTATGCTTCATGCCTGTACTATTGAAGATAGATGTCTTATAGGGATGTCTGCAACAATAATGGATGGCGCTGTGGTTGGAAGAGAAAGTATTGTAGGAGCAGGTGCTCTGGTAACTCCCGGAAAAATAATAGAACCCCGCTCTCTCTGGACTGGTTCTCCTGCGAAGTTCAAAAGGGAACTAACGGAAGAGGAGTTAAAATGGTTGGAGAAATCCTACCAAAATTACATCAGGTATAAAAATTCCTATCTGAATCAGTTATAATATTCTCCTGCAAAACTAAAAGTAGAGGTAGGAAATGACCAAAGCTGATATTGTTAACTGGATTGCACAAAATAAAGATATAAAAGCATCAAAAAGAGATATATCAAAGGTTGTAAACAGGATTTTTGAGATAATAGCTGAAGAGCTTATTGACGGAGAGGATAACCATAAAATTCAGATATCTGGTTTTGGGACTTTTATTGTAAAAAAGAGAGCACCTAAAATAGGAAGAAATCCCAAAACCAGAGAAGAAAAATTGATACCAGAAAGATTTGGAATATCTTTTAAGGTCGGTAAAAAACTTCATCGAAAATTAAACGGAGAATAAGGTCGGAGCGTAGCTCAGGCGGTAGAGCACTGGCATGGGGGGCCAGAGGTCGGCGGTTCGAGTCCGCTCGCTCCGACCATTTATATCAAATCTGGGGATGGTTTTCCAAAATAGAATCCCTGAGCATAGTCAATATCAAGTTCTTTCACAATTTTAAGTATCTCTTCATTTTCTACGAATTCTGCAAGGATTTTTAGATTCATACCCTTTCCAAGATTAATAAGAGATTTAACAAAGATTTTATCTTTCTCACTAGATACCATTCCTTTAATAAAATCACCATCTATTTTTACTATATCCACAGGAAATTCTTTTAGATATTTAAAAGTTGAATACCCACTTCCAAAATCATCTATTGCAAATAAATATCCTTCTTTTTTTAGAGATCTAACAAAATTTTTTATTATATTTAGATTTTTTAAACTTTCTCTCTCTGTTAATTCTAAAACAACTTTATTTCTGTTGATTTTATATATCTTGGTAAGTTCATTTAATTTCTTTACAACATCTAGAGAAATAATATCTCTTACAGATAAATTTAAAAATATATAAAGGTTGCTTTCTTCTTTCTGATATTTTTTCAAAGCTTTTTCTATCAAGATCATATCAAGTCTTGGAATGATCCCTATATTTTCAGCAATCTCAATATACTCTCCTATACCAGAACTAATTCCTTTGATTCTCATTAAAGCTTCATATCCTATTATTGAATTATCTTTTATATTCACAATAGGCTGGAAAAATGGTTCTATTTTCTCCCTACTCATAGCATCTATTATTTTTAACGCTTTTTCACTTGATTTTTTGTATTCTTCAGCAACATCTTCTATAGTTGGAAGTTTTATTTTATTCTTACCTTCTTCTTTTGCTTTCTGAGCTAATCTGTCAGCAACTATAAAAAGTTCTTTGGGGGTTTCTCCATTTTCTGGATAATGAGAAATACCCATGGATATAGAAAGACTAACTAAATTATCATTAACAGGTAATGATATGGATTCTATTTTTTTTCTTATTCTTTCTGCTAAATTATAAGCATCCTCAACACTTACATCAGTTAACAGCAAAACAAATTCGTCTCCTCCAAATCTAAATGCAATATCTTCTTTTCTTCGTGTTTCATTAATTACTCTAGCTACTTCTTTGATAACAAGATTTCCAAATGTATGTCCAAAAGTATCATTTATATATTTGAAATTATCTAAATCCATAAATATCAGTGCCAAAGTTCCATTGTGTCTCTTTGCTCTCTCCACCTCATAACTTAAAAACTCCCAGAAAACTCTCTGATTATACAGATAAGTTAAAGGATCTCTCATAGCATAAAATTCTATTTCTTTTATATACTTACTTATTGCTCTAACAGAACCTGTTATATTAATGAGAGTTGCAAGTATACTATCAACAACCATATACCTATTATTGTCTTTTACTATATCGCTACCTATACCTATCCCAACAATACCTCCTATCTTAGGCTTTTCTAAAAATATAGATTTTGTCTTTGTTATTAGATCTTCTTTATTGATCTCTCCTATTCTTTTTTCCGAATCTGCAACATGATGCTCTATATTTATAAGCTCAAGATTATAGGTCTTTAAAAGATTTTTCTTTACTATCTCAGATTTCAGTAATTTTTCAAATAATTCCTTATACTCTTTCTCTGGTTTTGCTTTCCAAAAAATATCTACATTTAGCTTGCTTCCATTTATAAAGACTGTAAACAGATAATAAACATTAGCAACATTATTAACTTCTAAGAGCATATATTTTATGTACTCATGCCACTCTTTTATTAATTCCGAGGTTATTATCAGTTTTTCAGTTAATTTTATTTCCAGCTCAAGTATGTCTTTATCGATAGCTATTTGTTTCACTCTTTTCATTAAAGACTTTATTCCTTTTAATAAACTTTTCAGTTCCTCATAATATTCAGATTCATCTTTTATATCTATCCTCTTTAAATCATTTAACTTTTCTATATTTTTTATTTCTGTACTGATTTTAGATGCTATATTTTCTATTTTTTTGGATATTAACCCTCCTACAAAATAAGAAAGAGCAACTGGAAAAGGAAGCAATAAAATGAAAGTAAAAATCAATTTATTTTGAATGTTTGATAGCATAGATTTTTCGTCTTTAATAATTTCAATGGCTCCCATTACGGAGCCTTCTTTTGCATTAGTGTGACATTTTGTACAATCTTTTGTAGCTATTATTGGATATATCCTTCTTAGTTTCATATTTATATTTTCAAAGTATTCCTTACCATTTTTAAGAACATTTTCAATCTTTTGATCTTTACTTTTTTCAGGAATATTCCCAAATAACTCTTCAACCACTTTTCCTCTGTATATATTTATTTTCAGAGGTGTATTCTTATAATTCTTTTCTAATGTGTTAATAAATAACAAGAGATCTTCCCTGTTCCAACCTAATCTCATTATTTGATACATAC
Proteins encoded:
- a CDS encoding gamma carbonic anhydrase family protein, with product MAIIKPYNGKYPKIHPSAFIAENAVIIGDVEIGEDCSIWYNVVIRGDVNYIRIGDRTNIQDGTIIHVDHKKYPTIIGKEVTVGHNVMLHACTIEDRCLIGMSATIMDGAVVGRESIVGAGALVTPGKIIEPRSLWTGSPAKFKRELTEEELKWLEKSYQNYIRYKNSYLNQL
- a CDS encoding HU family DNA-binding protein — protein: MTKADIVNWIAQNKDIKASKRDISKVVNRIFEIIAEELIDGEDNHKIQISGFGTFIVKKRAPKIGRNPKTREEKLIPERFGISFKVGKKLHRKLNGE
- the sdhA gene encoding succinate dehydrogenase flavoprotein subunit, whose amino-acid sequence is MLNYDVLIVGAGGGGLMAALEASKAKDVKVGVVTKVYPTRSHTGAAQGGINAALANVDPSDSPEVHTFDTVKGSDYLGDQDAIEFMCTEAPKRIYELEHLGVPFSRLPDGRIAQRPFGGAGFPRTCYAADKTGHVILHTLYEQCLKNNVDFLNEWFVKELLVDNGEAKGVVAIDIRSGEVHVIKAKAIIFATGGYARVYWVRNSNAIGSTGDGVALCYRAGIPIKDMEFVQFHPTGLRSTGILVTEGARGEGGYLINNKGERFMERYAPNKMELAPRDLVSRAIETEILEGRGWGEGMMAYVHLDLRHLGAQKIKERLPQIRMLAIDFEGVDPIEEPIPVRPTAHYSMGGIHVEDYESSMTPVKGVYAVGECACVSVHGANRLGGNSLLDIVVFGKPAGAHAVEYARNKPEDNSYDYKAEEERARREVEELLKKEGTENINNIRMEMAQTMWDKVGIFREEKPMKEAIEKIKELKERYKNLAVGDSGKLFNTALINYLELGYLLDLAEVIAITAEMRKESRGAHARRDYPERDDENFLKHSLAYYTEDGPKIEYSEVRITKYQPQERKY
- a CDS encoding dihydroorotate dehydrogenase electron transfer subunit yields the protein MWPLLVDKAFEVTENRFISGITYLLKVKAPELKDAPAGSFAMIRTTLENQYDPMMRRAFAIADVQGDEILFFYDVYGRGTQVLTHIKKGEKVNILAPLGKNFFPENHSHYILVGGGIGFAGLSLFMKKLKEEGKPFKAIYGVRRKEQLSMLDWIKENGFEDDVIIYTEDGSYGEKGLVTKDLENLINENPGSALAVCGPKGMMKAVMEVARKNKTPAYLSLESKMACGFGICIGCVIKDTEKNNYVRVCYEGPVFDGYKIEF
- a CDS encoding 6-pyruvoyl trahydropterin synthase family protein, which encodes MRYEITKRFKFEAGHRVWKQNLISGKGAKLMGKEVPPNPCLNIHGHSYKVEVTVGSDKLNEQEMVIDFYHIKAALKDLIDNQIDHSFIIDRNDPLYPTFKEHFGFLKLFVVDFCPTAEALAKFIYDFLKGKLEEAELLDDIKVVSVTVWETETGKAVYKEE
- a CDS encoding putative bifunctional diguanylate cyclase/phosphodiesterase is translated as MVEELFGNIPEKSKDQKIENVLKNGKEYFENINMKLRRIYPIIATKDCTKCHTNAKEGSVMGAIEIIKDEKSMLSNIQNKLIFTFILLLPFPVALSYFVGGLISKKIENIASKISTEIKNIEKLNDLKRIDIKDESEYYEELKSLLKGIKSLMKRVKQIAIDKDILELEIKLTEKLIITSELIKEWHEYIKYMLLEVNNVANVYYLFTVFINGSKLNVDIFWKAKPEKEYKELFEKLLKSEIVKKNLLKTYNLELINIEHHVADSEKRIGEINKEDLITKTKSIFLEKPKIGGIVGIGIGSDIVKDNNRYMVVDSILATLINITGSVRAISKYIKEIEFYAMRDPLTYLYNQRVFWEFLSYEVERAKRHNGTLALIFMDLDNFKYINDTFGHTFGNLVIKEVARVINETRRKEDIAFRFGGDEFVLLLTDVSVEDAYNLAERIRKKIESISLPVNDNLVSLSISMGISHYPENGETPKELFIVADRLAQKAKEEGKNKIKLPTIEDVAEEYKKSSEKALKIIDAMSREKIEPFFQPIVNIKDNSIIGYEALMRIKGISSGIGEYIEIAENIGIIPRLDMILIEKALKKYQKEESNLYIFLNLSVRDIISLDVVKKLNELTKIYKINRNKVVLELTERESLKNLNIIKNFVRSLKKEGYLFAIDDFGSGYSTFKYLKEFPVDIVKIDGDFIKGMVSSEKDKIFVKSLINLGKGMNLKILAEFVENEEILKIVKELDIDYAQGFYFGKPSPDLI